In Mycobacteriales bacterium, the DNA window GACGCGACTGAAGCCGCAGCAGCGCCGCCACCGTCTGCAGGTTGTTCTTCACCCGGTGGTGGATCTCGCGGATGGTCGCGTCCTTGCTCATCAGCGCGCGCTCGCGCCGGCGCAGCTCGGTGACGTCGTGCACGAGCACGATCGCGCCGATGTGCCGGCCACCGGGGTTGAGCGGGATCGCCCGCAGCTGCACGACCGCATGCGGGGTCTCGACGTCACCCATCCTCGACACCCGGCCGGTGGCCACCACGCCGACCGGCTCGTCGACCGGTCCCCGCGCGGGTGCCAGCGCGGTGGTCAGCGCCGAGAGGTCCTCGCCTTCCAGGTCGCCGGTGACGCCGAGCCGACGGTAGGCCGATAGCGCGTTCGGGCTGGCGTAGAGCACGACCCCCGACGGGTCGAGCCGGATCAGCCCGTCCCCGACGCGCGGGCCCGAGTCGTCGGCGACCGCCGCCGCCTCGACCGGGAACCGGCCCTCGGCAACCATCACCGCGAGGTCGCCCGCGGTCTGCAGGTAGGTGTTCTCGAGCCGGCTGGGAGTCCGCGGGGCGCCCAGGTTCGTGTCGCGCGCGATCACGGCGATGACCCGGCTCCCGCGGCGTACCGGCACCGCCTCCTCGCGCACCGGCACGCCCTGCACCCAGACCGGCTCGCCCTCCCGCACGATGCGGGCCTCGCCGAGGGCGACCCCGAGCTGCGGCCGGCGGCTCGCGGCCATCACCTGCCCGACCTTGTCGTCGTGGTACGCCGTGGGGCCGGTCGTCGGGCGCATCTGGGCGACCGCGAGGAATCCGTCGCCGGTCCGCACCGGCACCCAGAGCACGAGGTCGGAGAAGGACAGGTCCGCCAGGAGCTGCCACTCGGCGACCAGCCGGTGCAGCCACTGCAGGTCGCCGGGGCTCAGGTCCACGTGCGCGCGGACCAGATCTCCCATGCTCGGCACGACACCGAGCCTAGGGGCTTACGCCACGAGACCCAGGCGGCGCAGCTCGACGGTCAGGTCGTGCGGGTGGCTCGACGCCGACATGGCCGCCTCGAGGGTGACCACGCCGTCGCGGATGAGCGAGACGAGGTGCTGGTCGAACGTCTGCATGCCGTAGAAAGCACCTTCACCGACCAGCTGGGTGATCGTCGAGGTCTTGTCGGAGTCGGAGATCGCCTCGGCGATGCGGCCGGTGTTGATGAGGATCTCCATCGCGACGCAGCGGCCCTCGCCGTCGGCCCGGGGCACCAGCCGCTGACAGATCACGCCGCGCAGCGAGCCGGCCAGGCCGAGCCGGACCTGCTTCTGCTCGTGCGGCGGGAAGAAGTCGATGATGCGGTTGACGGTCTCCTCGGCGTCGGTCGTGTGCAGGGTCGACATGACGAAGTGGCCGGTCTCCGCGGCGGCCAGCGCGGCCTTCACGGTCTCGGCGTCGCGCATCTCGCCGACGAGGATGACGTCGGGGTCCTGCCGCATCGCGGCCCGCAGCGCGACCGAGAAGTCGTCGGTGTCGACCCGGACCTCGCGCTGGTTGATCATCGCCAGCTTGTCGAAGTGCAGGACCTCGATCGGGTCCTCGATCGTGACGACGTGCACCTCACGGTTGCTGTTGATGTGGTCGACCATGCCGGCCAGGGTCGTGGTCTTGCCCGAGCCGGTCGGCCCGGTGACCAGCACGAGACCGCGGGGCTCGAGCGCGAGGTTCGCCAGCACGGGGGGCAGGCCGAGGTCGTCGAGCGGGATCGCGCCCACGCTCACCCGGCGGAAGACCAGACCGGCGGAGCCGCGGGAGCGGAACGCGTTGACGCGGAACCGGCCCACCCCGGACAGGGAGTAGGCGAAGTCGGCCTCGTTGGTGCGGGCGAACTCGTCCGCGAGGTCGGCCCGCAGCACTTCCAGCACCATCTGCTCGGTGTCGGTCGCGGTGAGGTCCCGCGTCTGCAGCTTGCGCAGCCGGCCGTCGATGCGGACCCGGGGCGGGGAGCCGACCTTGCAGTGCAGGTCGGACCCGCCGCACTCGACGAGGGCGCGCAGGAACGGCTCGATGGTCAGCGATTCGCTCACACGGTCTCTCTCGGCCGTTCGGGCGTCCCACTTGACGCCTTGGCGGGCTAGCCGATGACCGCGATGACGTCGCCCTCCTGGACGACGTCGCCCTCGCCGACCCGCAGGTCGGTGACCGTGCCACCGGCCTCGGCGACGACCGGGATCTCCATCTTCATGGACTCGAGGATGACCAGGGTGTCGCCCTCGGCGACCGTGTCGCCCTGGCTGACGACGACCTTCCAGACGTTCGCGACCATCTCCGCGCGCACCTCGCCGGCCACGCCGCCTCCTCGCCTCGCTGTCCCGACCGGGCGGATCATGTCACGAGCGGTGGTCCAGCTCCCGCTGCAGGCGTTCGGCGGTACGCCGCCAGTGCTCGGCCTCCGCGCGGGTCTTGCGGACCTCGTCGGTGAGGTCACGGACCAGGCCACCGTCCGGCTCGGCGGGTGCCACCGTCATCCGGCGTACGCGGACGGCGGCGGCGAACAGGACGACCGCGACGATCGCGAGCACGGCCGCCGCGAACAGCGCGAGCGCGGAACCCGCGCTCACCGCCCGGTCCAGCGCGGCGGGCGCTTCTCGAAGAACGCCGCGATGCCCTCCTCGACGTCCTTGGTCGTCGCGAGCAGCGAGAGCTGGGCCTGCATGGCCTCGAGGCCGGCCTCCAGCGACATCTCCGGCACGGCCGCGAACGACGCCTTGCCCAGGCGCACGGCCGCGGGCGCCTTGCCGGCGAGCCGCGCGACCAGCGCCTCGAAGTCGGCGGCATAGGTCTCGGCGGGCAGCACCCGCGAGACCAGCCCCATCCGCCAGGCCGTGTCGGCGTCGATGCGGTCAGCGAGCAGCATGAGGTCGAGGGCGTGCTTGGGCGACACGTGCCGGGCGAGCAGTGCGCTGACCATGAACGGCCAGAGCCCGAGATCGACCTCGGGCAGCCCGAACCTCGCGTCGCTCGAGGCCACCACGAGGTCACAGCCCATGGCCAGCCCCATCCCACCGGCCAGGCACAACCCGTGCACCCGCGCGACGACCGGCACCGGGCAGGCGCGCATCGCAAGGACCACCTGCACCAGCAGCCCGCGCCCCTCGTGCTGCTCCAGGCCGGTCGCGTCGTCGGCCATGCCGGTGAGGTCCGCACCGGAGCAGAACACCTTCTCGCCGGCGCCGGCCACGACGACCACGCGCGCGTCACCGACGCCGACCAACGCGTCGAGCAGGCCGCGCATGACCTCGGTCGACAGCGAGTTGCGCCGGGCCTCCCGATCGATCGTCAGCGTCAGCACGCCACCGTCGCGCTCCGCGCGTAGCTCGCCCATGGGCCGCAGACTAAGGGGCATGGGGCTCGTCATCGCGGTGCTGGTCGGCGCGCTCGTCGTCGGCCGGGCAAGCGGCGGGTCGCTCGCACGGCTGGCGGCGATCCCGATGCGCCGGCGCCGCCTCGTGGTCGCCGCCGTCGCCGTGCAGGTCCTCGGCGTCGTGCTCGCGGTGTCGCTCGCCGGTGGCAGCGGCACGGCGTACGCCGCGACGCTGGCCGCCTCGGCGGCGTTCGTCCTCGCCTTCGTGGTGCTCAACCGGCGGCTGCCCGGGATGGTGCTGGTCGCAGCCGGTCTCGTCCTCAACGCGGCGGTCGTGGCGGCCAACGGCGCCATGCCGGTCTCGCTCGTCGCAGCGGCCCGGGCGGGCGTCGACACCCGCGCCATCGCGCTCGGCAGCGACCCGCGACACGTCCTCGCCGGCGAGCGCACCCGGTGGAACCCGATCGGCGACGTGGTCCCCGTGCCGCTCCCCTGGCAGGCCGAGGTCGTCAGCCCCGGCGACGTGCTGATCGCGGCCGGCCTGGCCGAGCTGATTTCGGTTGGCATGCGCCGGCGCAGCACCTAACGTGCGGCGGGTGTCCGGGCTCGCGGTGCTGCGCGGGCGCGACTTCCGGCTCTGGGTGCTCGGAGACGCCGCCTCGCTGACCGGCACGATGATGGCCCCGGTCGCCGTGACGTTCGCGCTGCTGCGACACGGGCACGGCGCGGGCGACGTCGGGCTCGTGATGATGGCGCAGAGCCTGCCGCTGGTCGGCTTCCTGCTCCTCGGCGGGGTGATCAGCGACCGCTTCCCCCGGCGGACGGTGATGCTCTCGGCCGACCTCGTGCGCTGCGCGGCGCAGGCGCTGCTCGCCGGCCTGCTGCTGTCCGGGTCACCGTCGCTGTGGACCTACGCCGTGATCGGCGCGGTCGTGGGCGCGGGCGACGCGTTCTTCAACCCGGCCGTCACCGGGCTCATCCCGCAGCTCGTCGACGAGCAGCGGCTGCAGGAGGCCAACGCGATCCGCGCCGTGTCGTGGTCGGCCGGCAGCGCGCTCGGCCCGGCCCTCGCGGGCATCGTCCTGTCGGTGGCCGCAGCCGGGTGGGCGATCGCCGCCGACGCGCTGACCTACGCCATCAGCGCGGCCTGCCTGTGGCGGGTCCGGCCGCGCCCGCTGACGTCGCCCGCGCTGCCGGGCCGGGTCCTCGACGACCTGCGGGCGGGCTGGCGGGAGTTCCGGTCGCGGACGTGGCTGTGGAGCATCGTCGCGGAGTTCGCCGGCTTCCACGTGGTCGTCTGGCCGGGGCTGATGGTGCTCGGCGCGGTGGTGGCCAAGCAGGACCTCGGTGGCGCCGGGTCGTGGGGCGCGATCCTCGCGGCGTTCGGCACCGGCTCGGTGCTGGCCAGCCTCGTGCTGCTGCGGGTGCGCCCACGCCGGCCGCTGCTGGCCGGCGCCTGCGGCATGTTCCCGTTCGGGCTGCCGCTGCTGGCTCTCGCCGTCCCCCTGTCCACCGCGGCCGTTGCGGCCGCGGCGTTCGCGGCCGGCGTGGGCATCGGCGTGTTCGGCACGATGTGGGACACCACGATGCAGCGGGAGATCCCGCCGCACCTGCTGTCGCGGGTCAGCGCCTACGACTGGTTCGGCTCGGTGGCCTCGATGCCGCTGGGGTTCGCCGTCATCGGACCGCTCGCGACGGTGCTCGGCCTGCGCGGGACGCTCGTGCTCGGCGCCTGCTGGCTGCTCGCCACCAACGCGCTGATCGCGGCGCTGCCGGCGGTGCGCGGCATCACCGCACCGGCCGATGCGTCAGCGCAGGGCGGGCTCGCCGTGCCGGCGCACCCAGCCGGCCCAGGCACTCTCGACCATGTCGCGCAGGTCGTGCCGGGCCCGCCAGCCCAGGTCTGACCGGATCCGGTCGACCGCGGCCACCGTGCGAGCCGGGTCACCGGGCCGCCGGGCGACCACGACCGGGTCGACGTCGAGCCCGGTCACCTCGCCGACGGCGGTCATCACCTCGCGCACGCTGACGCCCTCGCCACGCCCGACGTTGTAGGTCGCGGAGTCACCGCCGGCCACGAGGTGCCGCAGCGCCGCGACGTGCGCGTCGGCGATGTCGCCCACGTGCACGTAGTCCCGGACGCAGGTGCCGTCCGGGGTCGGGTAGTCGGCGCCGAAGACCTGCGGCCGCTCCCCCGCCGCCAGCGCCCGGAACACCAGCGGGATCAGGTTGAAGACACCCGGGTCGCCGAGGTCCGGGTCGACCGCCCCCGCGACGTTGAAGTAGCGCAGCGAGACCGCGCGCAACCGGCCCGCCGTGGCCAGCGCGCGCGACATCCACTCGCCGATCACCTTGGTCTCGCCGTAGGGACTCATCGGCACCAGCGGCGCGCCCTCGTCGACGAGGTCGCGGTCGGGCATGCCGTAGACGGAGGCGCTGGAGGAGAAGACGAACGACCCGACCCCCTCGGCGACCGCGACGTCGAGCAGCGTCGCGAGGCCGGCGACGTTCTCCCGGTAGTAGAGCAGCGGATCGGCGACGGACTCCCCGACCTGCTTCTTGGCGGCGATGTGGACGATGCCTGCGACGTCGTGGTCGCGCAGCGTCCGGCGTACGACGTCGGCGTCGCCGACACCGGCACGCACCAGCGGCACGTCACCGACCCGACCGGCCTCGC includes these proteins:
- a CDS encoding enoyl-CoA hydratase-related protein; its protein translation is MGELRAERDGGVLTLTIDREARRNSLSTEVMRGLLDALVGVGDARVVVVAGAGEKVFCSGADLTGMADDATGLEQHEGRGLLVQVVLAMRACPVPVVARVHGLCLAGGMGLAMGCDLVVASSDARFGLPEVDLGLWPFMVSALLARHVSPKHALDLMLLADRIDADTAWRMGLVSRVLPAETYAADFEALVARLAGKAPAAVRLGKASFAAVPEMSLEAGLEAMQAQLSLLATTKDVEEGIAAFFEKRPPRWTGR
- the galE gene encoding UDP-glucose 4-epimerase GalE, translating into MASWLVTGGAGYIGAHVVRALRADDEQVVVLDDLSTGEAGRVGDVPLVRAGVGDADVVRRTLRDHDVAGIVHIAAKKQVGESVADPLLYYRENVAGLATLLDVAVAEGVGSFVFSSSASVYGMPDRDLVDEGAPLVPMSPYGETKVIGEWMSRALATAGRLRAVSLRYFNVAGAVDPDLGDPGVFNLIPLVFRALAAGERPQVFGADYPTPDGTCVRDYVHVGDIADAHVAALRHLVAGGDSATYNVGRGEGVSVREVMTAVGEVTGLDVDPVVVARRPGDPARTVAAVDRIRSDLGWRARHDLRDMVESAWAGWVRRHGEPALR
- a CDS encoding MFS transporter, translated to MSGLAVLRGRDFRLWVLGDAASLTGTMMAPVAVTFALLRHGHGAGDVGLVMMAQSLPLVGFLLLGGVISDRFPRRTVMLSADLVRCAAQALLAGLLLSGSPSLWTYAVIGAVVGAGDAFFNPAVTGLIPQLVDEQRLQEANAIRAVSWSAGSALGPALAGIVLSVAAAGWAIAADALTYAISAACLWRVRPRPLTSPALPGRVLDDLRAGWREFRSRTWLWSIVAEFAGFHVVVWPGLMVLGAVVAKQDLGGAGSWGAILAAFGTGSVLASLVLLRVRPRRPLLAGACGMFPFGLPLLALAVPLSTAAVAAAAFAAGVGIGVFGTMWDTTMQREIPPHLLSRVSAYDWFGSVASMPLGFAVIGPLATVLGLRGTLVLGACWLLATNALIAALPAVRGITAPADASAQGGLAVPAHPAGPGTLDHVAQVVPGPPAQV
- a CDS encoding PilT/PilU family type 4a pilus ATPase; protein product: MSESLTIEPFLRALVECGGSDLHCKVGSPPRVRIDGRLRKLQTRDLTATDTEQMVLEVLRADLADEFARTNEADFAYSLSGVGRFRVNAFRSRGSAGLVFRRVSVGAIPLDDLGLPPVLANLALEPRGLVLVTGPTGSGKTTTLAGMVDHINSNREVHVVTIEDPIEVLHFDKLAMINQREVRVDTDDFSVALRAAMRQDPDVILVGEMRDAETVKAALAAAETGHFVMSTLHTTDAEETVNRIIDFFPPHEQKQVRLGLAGSLRGVICQRLVPRADGEGRCVAMEILINTGRIAEAISDSDKTSTITQLVGEGAFYGMQTFDQHLVSLIRDGVVTLEAAMSASSHPHDLTVELRRLGLVA
- a CDS encoding DUF5317 family protein, with amino-acid sequence MGLVIAVLVGALVVGRASGGSLARLAAIPMRRRRLVVAAVAVQVLGVVLAVSLAGGSGTAYAATLAASAAFVLAFVVLNRRLPGMVLVAAGLVLNAAVVAANGAMPVSLVAAARAGVDTRAIALGSDPRHVLAGERTRWNPIGDVVPVPLPWQAEVVSPGDVLIAAGLAELISVGMRRRST
- a CDS encoding biotin/lipoyl-binding carrier protein translates to MAGEVRAEMVANVWKVVVSQGDTVAEGDTLVILESMKMEIPVVAEAGGTVTDLRVGEGDVVQEGDVIAVIG
- a CDS encoding histidine kinase N-terminal domain-containing protein, yielding MGDLVRAHVDLSPGDLQWLHRLVAEWQLLADLSFSDLVLWVPVRTGDGFLAVAQMRPTTGPTAYHDDKVGQVMAASRRPQLGVALGEARIVREGEPVWVQGVPVREEAVPVRRGSRVIAVIARDTNLGAPRTPSRLENTYLQTAGDLAVMVAEGRFPVEAAAVADDSGPRVGDGLIRLDPSGVVLYASPNALSAYRRLGVTGDLEGEDLSALTTALAPARGPVDEPVGVVATGRVSRMGDVETPHAVVQLRAIPLNPGGRHIGAIVLVHDVTELRRRERALMSKDATIREIHHRVKNNLQTVAALLRLQSRRLASPEARLALEESMRRVTSIALVHETLSATLDEAVDFDAIADRVVGMVTEMAPPDRRVLAHREGSFGVLPAEVATPLAMVLTELLQNAVEHAFDGHAGQVRVEARQRGGRLSVQVTDDGIGLPAGFSVDTSDRLGLQIVRTLVEGELGGTLTLETAEAGGTRAALDLPLPIAG